The following coding sequences are from one Lolium rigidum isolate FL_2022 chromosome 6, APGP_CSIRO_Lrig_0.1, whole genome shotgun sequence window:
- the LOC124659352 gene encoding xylan glycosyltransferase MUCI21-like: MASMPADEKSLRAMEDGSGSGGGGKKVSRWPGYIHFIFLLTVVMCALVYAPRFLAPSLTSVAGVDFFKPRPSSLGRVEGGQGQSVHSGGGNAVDEEALVLDNQVGSPCASMPSHGICCDRTDFNTDVCFMAGDVRTDAASLSFLLFPPSPGSPNATLDEKEERVRPYTRKWERHLMDRIHEVRLRASTPEETASERHRCDVVHDAPALVMTAGGYTGNLFHAFNDAFLPAWLTVQHLRRRVVLAVLAYNPWWAGTFQELVSGLSDHHVVDLLHDKRTHCFPGAIVGTRFHGILAVHPERTRDNRTLADFHNFLADAYKDDAAAVKPLERGTATNTSPRRPRLGIVSRKGTRVIENEAAVAQLATSVGFDVSILETANGAPLSSEYAAISVLDVLLGVHGADLTKLLFLCPGRAALLQVAPLGVPPIARGCYSAACGMMEVHYEQYDVVANESSLRRRYAADDVVLTDPEKAKQKGGWEITARVYLGGQNVSLDLGRFGDTLRKLHSRAMRLPAAV, translated from the coding sequence ATGGCATCGATGCCCGCCGACGAGAAGagcctccgcgccatggaggaCGGGAGCGGTAGTGGTGGGGGTGGTAAGAAGGTCAGCAGGTGGCCAGGGTACatccacttcatcttcctcctcacagTCGTCATGTGCGCGCTCGTCTACGCCCCGCGGTTCCTGGCGCCTTCTTTGACATCCGTAGCCGGCGTCGACTTCTTCAAGCCGCGGCCATCGTCGTTGGGTAGAGTGGAAGGAGGACAGGGACAAAGCGTCCACAGTGGAGGCGGCAATGCCGTCGACGAGGAGGCACTGGTTCTAGACAATCAGGTGGGCTCCCCGTGCGCGTCGATGCCCAGCCACGGCATCTGCTGCGACCGCACCGACTTCAACACAGACGTCTGCTTCATGGCCGGCGACGTGCGCACGGACGCCGCGTCCCTGTCCTTCCTGCTGTTCCCGCCGTCGCCCGGCTCGCCCAACGCCACCTTGGACGAGAAGGAGGAGCGGGTGCGTCCCTACACGCGCAAGTGGGAGCGGCACCTCATGGACAGGATCCACGAGGTGCGTCTCCGCGCGTCCACGCCGGAGGAGACAGCGTCCGAGCGGCACAGGTGCGACGTGGTCCACGACGCGCCGGCGCTGGTGATGACGGCGGGCGGGTACACGGGCAACCTGTTCCACGCCTTCAACGACGCGTTCCTGCCGGCGTGGCTCACGGTGCagcacctccgccgccgcgtcgtgCTCGCCGTCCTCGCGTACAACCCGTGGTGGGCAGGCACGTTCCAGGAGCTCGTCTCCGGCCTCTCGGACCACCACGTGGTCGACCTCCTCCACGACAAGCGGACGCACTGTTTCCCGGGTGCAATCGTCGGGACCCGCTTCCACGGCATCCTCGCCGTCCACCCCGAGAGGACACGCGACAACCGCACCCTCGCGGACTTCCACAACTTCCTCGCTGACGCCTACaaagacgacgccgccgccgtcaagccGCTGGAGCGTGGCACGGCGACGAACACGTCTCCACGGCGTCCGAGGCTGGGGATCGTGTCGCGGAAGGGGACGCGGGTGATCGAGAACGAGGCGGCCGTGGCGCAGCTTGCAACTTCTGTCGGGTTCGACGTGTCGATCCTCGAGACGGCGAACGGCGCGCCGCTGTCGTCGGAGTACGCAGCCATAAGCGTGCTCGACGTGCTCTTAGGCGTGCACGGGGCCGACCTGACGAAGCTCCTGTTCctctgccccggccgcgccgcgctCCTCCAGGTGGCGCCGCTCGGCGTGCCGCCCATCGCGCGCGGTTGCTACTCGGCGGCGTGCGGCATGATGGAGGTCCACTACGAGCAGTACGATGTGGTGGCAAACGAGAGCTCGCTGCGGCGGCGGTACGCGGCGGACGACGTGGTGCTGACCGATCCGGAGAAGGCGAAGCAAAAGGGTGGGTGGGAGATCACCGCGCGCGTGTACCTCGGCGGCCAGAACGTGAGCCTGGACTTGGGCAGGTTCGGGGACACGCTGAGGAAGTTGCACTCCCGCGCCatgcggctgccggcggcggtgtAG